The following is a genomic window from Bubalus bubalis isolate 160015118507 breed Murrah chromosome 6, NDDB_SH_1, whole genome shotgun sequence.
tTAAAGGTATATTTATAAAATCACCTTTAAGACTGCTCTACTACTCTGAATAAATAACATTCCACAAATCCATCTTtataagaaaagttaaaatagtgataaagctttaaaaactcatttttctgAACTTACAGCACTACaatattaattttcattaaaaagctttatatttttgtgttattAATGTTATGCTACATCATGTTAATATAATTCTCATTAattcacttcaattaaaaacaaactgtcTACAGAAAACTCCTGCCTTTGTGATCTTGCTCAATCAAGAAAGGCAAagtatacaatatttgtgttccgaaattcagtcgtgtccaactctttgcaaccccatggactataacccatgaggctcctctgtccatgggattttctaggcaagaatacttcagtgagctgccatttccttctccaatacaataTTTAATAAGATGTCTCTAAATCAGATTGCTTCCTATTCAAAgtaatttctagaaaaatttgCTCCCTATAAGTTATCATGTCTTCTATATCTTTGTAGAAAAGCATTTCTTCAATGGACAACAGCTTATAGTTATTCAGGCTGAATGCTGACTTGTTCTGTACAGCATTTAACATCTTTAGGGATGTTGTCACTGAATCACTCAAAGAAGAACAAACTGGGAAAATACGAGCATTCCACAAGCTCAAACATGTCTTGTTTCCAGAGAATAGTTCCTCTGTAACTTTGAGATTCCAAATGTCTAAGCATGACAGGAAACAGACCCCAAAGAATTGAAGTAACTTTACATCTGACAatgttttaacattctttttcaagttgtCTTGCACTCCACATGCCATTGTTGAATACTTTAAGTGTCCATTCATCTTCAAGCTTAAGGAACACACAAAAGAATATGCAGGCAGGACAGCTGTCGTTTTGACATAAGCACCACTAATGATGCAATTTTCCCCAACTGAAACATCAGGCCCCAATCTGGAATACTCCACAACTGAGCCAGGTGTCACAGAACATGTTGAATCCAGTATACTTTGGATAATACAGGGTTTGTTAGTAGAGCATTCTGGTATCGATGGAAAGAGGCTATAAGCTATAGACTGTAAGCCAAGCTCCGACTTCAAACTGCTATCTGcagtaaaatgaaacaaatattctTCTGTTGTTCCAATGTGATAAAATTTGGAGTTATTAAGAACAACAACATTTAATGGTGTTCCTTTAAGAAGATGAAATATTCTCTGCCTCATGTCTACCAACTCTGACTCTTCTTTAGTAACATTTGATGTGTTTTTGGTGTACTCCACAGTTGCTCCAGGTCCCAAAGCCTGAAGAAAGTCTCCATAGGCATCTATTTCACAGTGTAGTGTAc
Proteins encoded in this region:
- the FPGT gene encoding fucose-1-phosphate guanylyltransferase, giving the protein MEAESAPAGESLREATQRRLRRFSELRGKSMAAGEFWDIVAITAADEKQELAYKQQLSEKLKKKELPLGVQYHVFVDPAGAKIGNGGSTLCALRCLEKLYGDKWNSFTILLIHSGGYSQRLPSASALGKIFTALPFGSPIYQMLELKLAMYIDFPSHMNPGILITCADDIELYSIGESEFIRFDKPGFTALAHPSSLTVGTTHGVFVLEPFNHLEYRDLEYRSCHRFLHKPSIGEMYEFDAVCRPRNFFQQEFAGSDIPSLKLEPEYVYTDSLFYMDHKTAKKLLAFYEKIGTLHCEIDAYGDFLQALGPGATVEYTKNTSNVTKEESELVDMRQRIFHLLKGTPLNVVVLNNSKFYHIGTTEEYLFHFTADSSLKSELGLQSIAYSLFPSIPECSTNKPCIIQSILDSTCSVTPGSVVEYSRLGPDVSVGENCIISGAYVKTTAVLPAYSFVCSLSLKMNGHLKYSTMACGVQDNLKKNVKTLSDVKLLQFFGVCFLSCLDIWNLKVTEELFSGNKTCLSLWNARIFPVCSSLSDSVTTSLKMLNAVQNKSAFSLNNYKLLSIEEMLFYKDIEDMITYREQIFLEITLNRKQSDLETSY